In Juglans microcarpa x Juglans regia isolate MS1-56 chromosome 8D, Jm3101_v1.0, whole genome shotgun sequence, the following are encoded in one genomic region:
- the LOC121242017 gene encoding stigma-specific STIG1-like protein 1, with protein sequence MKSLKTCLVLVILMALAAISLSAIPSRDELSLEEDNETTYNDETPDDLSPAENGQEPTSLRGSIRFLSQIKPRVPMTCDKYPRVCHAKGSTGPDCCKKKCVNVMTDRLNCGNCGKKCKYSELCCKGQCVNPRSNIKHCGSCGNKCKTGSLCVYGMCSYA encoded by the coding sequence ATGAAGTCTCTAAAGACATGCTTAGTGCTGGTCATTCTTATGGCTTTGGCCGCTATTTCTCTTTCAGCCATACCATCTCGCGATGAATTATCCCTTGAGGAAGACAATGAAACTACTTATAATGATGAAACTCCTGATGATCTTTCTCCGGCAGAAAATGGCCAAGAACCAACTTCTCTTCGAGGGTCCATCCGCTTTCTGTCTCAGATCAAACCCCGGGTCCCTATGACATGCGACAAGTACCCTAGGGTTTGTCATGCCAAGGGCAGCACGGGGCCGGATTGCTGCAAGAAGAAATGCGTTAATGTGATGACAGACAGACTCAACTGTGGGAATTGTGGGAAGAAATGCAAGTACTCCGAGCTTTGCTGCAAAGGTCAGTGTGTGAACCCCAGGTCCAACATAAAGCATTGCGGAAGCTGCGGCAACAAGTGCAAGACAGGGAGTTTATGTGTGTACGGGATGTGTAGCTATGCGTAA